The following proteins are co-located in the Williamwhitmania taraxaci genome:
- a CDS encoding MFS transporter → MEKIRQTLRDSAAARWTALAVVAFTMLCGYYLTDVVAPLKGLLEGKLGWGSSDFGFFNSAYGWFNVFLGMLIVGGIILDKMGVRFTGLMATIIMVCGTIIKFWAISTHSLDGQVWKVLWFEAPAQVFIAGLGFAIFAVGVEVAGITVSKIIYKWFKGKELALAMGLEMATARLGTGLAIATAVPIAKAFGVVDVSRPILLALILLCIGLLSFVMYMFMDKKLDASEVQKTQAEMDEDAFKISDIFKIITNKGWWYIAILCVLFYSAVFPFLKYATDLMINKFGVSEELAGTIPSMLPFGTILLTPFFGNLYDRKGKGATIMIIGSLLIIAVHALFSVPFLHHWIMAIILILVLGVGFSLVPSAMWPSVPKIIPEKQLGTAYALIFWVQNWGLMGVPALIGWVLEKYCITGQVVRDGLTVNTYNYTLPMLIFTGFGVLALIFAFLLKIEDKKKGYGLQLPNIVK, encoded by the coding sequence ATGGAAAAAATTAGGCAAACATTACGCGATTCTGCAGCAGCTCGGTGGACTGCTCTTGCAGTAGTTGCATTTACGATGCTCTGTGGTTACTATCTAACCGATGTTGTGGCGCCTTTGAAAGGTCTACTAGAAGGAAAACTTGGTTGGGGTAGTTCCGATTTTGGTTTTTTTAATAGTGCCTATGGCTGGTTTAACGTTTTTCTTGGAATGCTTATTGTTGGTGGTATTATCCTCGACAAGATGGGCGTTCGGTTTACCGGATTGATGGCAACCATAATAATGGTTTGTGGAACTATCATTAAATTTTGGGCGATTTCTACCCATTCACTTGATGGTCAGGTATGGAAAGTGCTTTGGTTTGAAGCTCCAGCACAAGTTTTCATAGCAGGCTTAGGATTCGCCATTTTTGCTGTTGGTGTTGAAGTCGCGGGTATTACGGTTTCAAAGATTATTTACAAATGGTTTAAAGGAAAAGAACTCGCTTTGGCTATGGGTCTCGAAATGGCCACTGCTCGTTTAGGAACCGGTTTAGCAATTGCAACTGCTGTTCCTATCGCTAAAGCCTTTGGTGTTGTTGATGTCTCAAGGCCAATTTTACTTGCTTTAATTTTGCTTTGTATTGGACTTCTTTCTTTTGTCATGTATATGTTCATGGACAAAAAGTTAGATGCATCTGAGGTTCAAAAGACCCAAGCTGAAATGGATGAAGACGCTTTCAAAATTTCAGATATCTTCAAAATTATTACAAATAAGGGTTGGTGGTATATTGCTATTTTGTGTGTACTATTCTACTCTGCTGTTTTTCCATTCCTGAAATATGCTACCGATTTGATGATTAATAAATTCGGAGTTAGTGAAGAGTTAGCAGGTACAATTCCTTCCATGTTGCCTTTTGGAACAATTTTACTTACTCCATTTTTTGGAAATCTGTATGATAGAAAGGGTAAGGGAGCAACTATTATGATAATTGGCTCATTGCTCATTATTGCAGTTCATGCACTATTCTCAGTTCCATTCCTTCACCATTGGATTATGGCCATTATACTAATCTTGGTATTGGGTGTTGGCTTTTCTTTGGTTCCTTCGGCTATGTGGCCTTCAGTACCAAAGATCATTCCTGAGAAACAGTTAGGAACTGCTTACGCTCTTATTTTCTGGGTTCAGAACTGGGGATTGATGGGTGTTCCTGCTTTAATTGGTTGGGTTCTTGAGAAGTATTGTATTACAGGTCAGGTTGTAAGAGATGGCCTTACTGTAAATACTTATAACTACACGTTGCCAATGCTTATCTTTACTGGGTTTGGTGTTTTAGCACTTATTTTTGCTTTCCTACTCAAAATTGAAGATAAGAAAAAGGGTTATGGCCTTCAATTGCCGAATATCGTGAAATAA
- a CDS encoding SPOR domain-containing protein: MKRILPISILSLLLLLGSCDYMKKKGWIKDKKQEQLAQARADSLRTDSLRLVSLEKERIKAEAKQMAESDKAKAIAGKNKSGYDVIIGSFKVANYATAFAKDVEGMSFKVTILQSENGFNLVSIGHFETYGAAAAEIRKINEGNQTPMELWVY, encoded by the coding sequence ATGAAAAGAATTCTCCCTATCTCTATTCTCTCCCTATTACTCCTGTTGGGGAGTTGCGATTACATGAAAAAAAAGGGGTGGATTAAGGATAAGAAACAGGAGCAGTTGGCGCAAGCAAGAGCCGATAGCCTTCGGACTGATTCATTAAGATTAGTATCCTTGGAGAAAGAACGAATTAAGGCTGAAGCAAAGCAAATGGCGGAAAGCGACAAGGCGAAAGCCATTGCGGGCAAAAATAAATCTGGGTATGATGTGATCATCGGTAGTTTTAAAGTAGCCAACTATGCCACTGCCTTTGCTAAGGATGTGGAAGGAATGAGTTTTAAGGTAACTATTCTACAGTCGGAGAATGGGTTTAACTTAGTATCTATTGGTCATTTTGAAACCTATGGTGCGGCTGCTGCCGAAATCAGAAAAATTAATGAAGGTAACCAGACTCCAATGGAACTTTGGGTTTATTAA
- a CDS encoding 4Fe-4S cluster-binding domain-containing protein, with protein sequence MKLLDPNLCNQCPRRCNASRGGGINGYCATTLEPAIASVCLHHGEEPVLSGSHGVCNVFFSHCNLQCVYCQNHQISINSSETISRYSISTACDAIARDLDKGAKIVGFVSPSHQVSVMVEIVNELKRRNYAPRILYNSNGYDRVETLKSLETVVDIYLPDFKYGSNELGLRLSAAPDYLDAALPAIKEMFRQKGNYLSVDDSGIAESGMIIRHLVLPGFVQNSLDVLDIIAEELSLNLHLSIMAQYAPPFAIHREPTLNRQLSSEEYECVTHHFNQVGFHKGWIQELSSAHNYNPNFDKKEPF encoded by the coding sequence ATGAAATTACTCGATCCTAACCTCTGTAATCAATGTCCACGGCGCTGCAACGCTTCTCGCGGTGGCGGTATAAATGGTTATTGTGCTACCACGCTTGAGCCTGCCATTGCATCGGTATGCCTTCATCATGGTGAGGAGCCCGTGCTAAGCGGTAGTCATGGTGTTTGCAATGTTTTTTTTAGCCATTGCAACTTGCAGTGTGTTTACTGCCAAAACCACCAAATCAGCATTAATTCCAGTGAAACGATAAGTCGATACTCTATTTCAACGGCGTGCGATGCCATAGCGCGCGATTTGGATAAAGGTGCAAAGATCGTAGGATTTGTTTCCCCTTCGCACCAAGTTTCTGTAATGGTTGAAATAGTGAATGAGTTGAAACGACGTAATTATGCTCCACGAATACTATATAATTCAAACGGCTACGATAGGGTTGAAACATTAAAGAGTCTTGAGACTGTTGTGGATATATACCTTCCCGATTTTAAATATGGATCGAATGAGTTGGGGCTGCGATTATCCGCTGCCCCGGATTATCTCGATGCTGCTTTGCCTGCAATTAAAGAGATGTTTCGCCAAAAGGGGAACTATCTCAGTGTCGATGATAGTGGCATAGCCGAAAGTGGGATGATTATTCGCCATTTGGTTTTGCCTGGATTTGTTCAAAACAGCTTAGACGTGTTGGATATTATTGCAGAAGAATTATCCCTAAACCTGCATTTGTCCATAATGGCACAGTATGCTCCTCCATTTGCTATTCATCGTGAACCAACCCTTAATCGGCAACTTTCTTCCGAGGAGTATGAATGCGTTACTCATCATTTCAATCAGGTGGGATTTCACAAAGGCTGGATACAGGAGTTGAGTAGCGCCCATAACTACAACCCAAACTTTGACAAAAAAGAGCCGTTTTAA
- a CDS encoding AMP-dependent synthetase/ligase, which yields MKTIIDLFEESVNKFNTNPFLWEKKESEFKPTTYSETKVEVDRLTAGLIAIGIVYGDRVALLSEGRNLWIISELALLQAGAINVPLSVKLEESNELQFRIEHSEASVIICSANQLPKIRATINKLPLVKTVVILDQTSDLQPGEMTIGDVLKKGDELLLSKPNAVAEAKAMVKPNDYANISYTSGTTADPKGIILSHRNYTANVEQALTLMEIPTSFKTLIILPLDHCFAHVGGFYSFMAKGASVATVQVGRTPLETLKNIPINIKEIKPDLLLSVPALAKNFRKNIEGGIRAKGPMIEKLFNHAMKISYAYNKEGYNKGRGLVIAYKPLMWLYDKILFTKIRENFGGELKFFIGGGALLDIDLQRFFYAIGVPMFQGYGLSEATPIISSNSLKRHKLGSSGYLVDYLDLKIVDANGNSLPIGEKGEIVIKGENVMIGYWKNEKATAESIKDGWLYTGDLGFMDVHGFLHVLGRFKSLLIGSDGEKYSPEGIEETMVEHSKLIDQAMLHNNQNAYTVALLVPNKEALKRHITKAGLTWGTTEAAEEAIKAVQAEINRFKKGGDIQEMFPDRWLPTTFALLPEPFTEHNHMLNSTMKMVRGKIEKHYAESISFLFTAEGKTPINSKNIKTLM from the coding sequence ATGAAGACCATAATAGACCTATTCGAGGAGAGTGTAAACAAATTCAATACAAATCCCTTTTTATGGGAAAAGAAAGAGAGCGAATTTAAACCGACCACCTATAGTGAAACAAAGGTGGAAGTTGATCGCCTTACAGCCGGGCTCATTGCAATAGGGATAGTTTATGGCGATAGGGTTGCGCTCCTTTCGGAGGGACGAAATTTATGGATAATTAGCGAGTTGGCATTACTACAAGCAGGTGCCATAAATGTACCTCTTTCCGTAAAGTTGGAAGAAAGCAATGAACTTCAGTTTCGGATTGAACACTCAGAAGCTTCTGTAATTATCTGCTCGGCGAACCAACTTCCAAAAATTCGAGCAACAATAAATAAGCTACCGTTAGTAAAGACGGTTGTTATACTTGATCAGACCAGCGACCTCCAACCGGGAGAAATGACTATCGGTGATGTATTGAAAAAGGGCGATGAACTTCTATTGTCGAAACCCAATGCGGTTGCCGAAGCCAAAGCCATGGTAAAGCCAAACGACTATGCCAATATTAGCTATACATCAGGAACCACCGCTGATCCAAAGGGTATTATTCTCTCCCACCGCAATTATACTGCCAACGTGGAACAGGCGCTCACCCTGATGGAGATCCCCACCAGTTTTAAAACGCTGATAATTCTTCCGCTTGACCATTGCTTTGCGCATGTAGGGGGATTTTACTCCTTCATGGCTAAGGGAGCCAGCGTAGCAACCGTTCAAGTGGGACGGACTCCTTTGGAAACGCTTAAAAATATTCCGATTAACATTAAGGAGATTAAGCCAGACCTGCTACTTAGCGTTCCTGCACTAGCAAAAAATTTCCGCAAAAATATCGAGGGTGGCATTAGGGCTAAAGGGCCGATGATTGAAAAGCTTTTTAATCATGCGATGAAAATCTCCTACGCCTATAATAAGGAAGGCTACAATAAAGGACGAGGACTTGTGATTGCATACAAACCCTTAATGTGGCTATACGACAAAATACTATTCACAAAAATCAGAGAGAACTTTGGTGGTGAATTGAAGTTCTTTATTGGAGGTGGCGCACTGCTCGACATTGACTTACAACGATTCTTTTATGCCATTGGAGTTCCAATGTTCCAAGGCTATGGCCTTTCCGAAGCCACACCAATAATCTCATCAAACTCACTCAAGCGACACAAGTTAGGGTCATCCGGCTATTTAGTCGATTATCTCGACCTTAAAATAGTGGATGCCAACGGGAATAGCCTGCCTATAGGAGAAAAGGGGGAGATTGTCATAAAAGGGGAAAATGTGATGATTGGCTACTGGAAAAATGAGAAAGCCACTGCCGAAAGCATTAAGGATGGATGGCTCTACACAGGCGATCTTGGATTTATGGACGTTCATGGATTCCTACACGTGCTTGGTAGGTTTAAGAGCCTGCTCATTGGAAGTGATGGCGAAAAATATAGTCCAGAGGGTATAGAGGAGACCATGGTGGAGCATTCAAAACTCATCGACCAAGCCATGCTTCACAACAACCAAAATGCTTACACCGTAGCGCTACTGGTTCCAAATAAAGAGGCATTAAAACGCCATATTACAAAAGCAGGATTGACGTGGGGCACAACGGAGGCTGCCGAAGAAGCCATAAAAGCAGTTCAGGCAGAAATCAACCGTTTCAAGAAAGGCGGAGATATCCAAGAGATGTTTCCCGACAGATGGCTACCGACAACCTTTGCGCTACTTCCGGAACCCTTCACGGAACACAACCACATGCTTAACTCCACAATGAAAATGGTTCGGGGGAAAATTGAGAAGCACTACGCAGAGTCAATCTCCTTCCTATTCACGGCCGAAGGTAAAACACCGATAAACAGTAAAAACATTAAAACGCTGATGTAA
- a CDS encoding BaiN/RdsA family NAD(P)/FAD-dependent oxidoreductase, with the protein METFHTIIIGGGPAGLFSAISIGRNDTLVLEKNTQPGRKLLIAGSGRCNITHDGDITNFFHRYGDHGSFVKRALKEFTNLNLINFFALRGLNTITDKNGKVFPQTEKAEDVLNSLLRECQKVGVTINTSCSVTSVERNDGFFLLKTSLKTFSCENLVIATGGNSYPTTGSSGDGYTLSKMLGHAIVPIKPALTPIFVKNYRMEELSGVSLADIPLYLFRNGKKIHEHRGDIGFTHKGISGPGIIDFSRYFEAGDVLMVNLIDCNEDKFRKLFIDTAVQDGSRTIQSLLRNYELPKSLMRIVLDEVGVDPAECLSNINAKRRGNLVSLFCCYPFEIERVGGFKIAMTTAGGVSLNEVSSKTMESKLVSRLYFAGEVLDIDGDSGGYNIQAAFSTAHLVGKAIRTLE; encoded by the coding sequence TTGGAAACGTTTCATACAATTATCATAGGTGGTGGACCTGCTGGATTGTTCTCAGCAATCTCAATAGGACGTAACGATACGCTAGTCTTGGAGAAAAATACTCAGCCTGGGAGAAAGTTGCTCATTGCGGGCTCTGGACGCTGCAACATTACTCATGATGGGGATATTACTAACTTCTTTCATCGGTATGGTGATCATGGTAGCTTCGTGAAACGGGCACTGAAAGAGTTTACTAACCTGAACTTAATCAATTTCTTTGCGCTGCGTGGACTAAACACGATTACCGACAAGAATGGTAAGGTGTTTCCTCAAACCGAAAAAGCTGAAGATGTTCTAAACTCTCTCCTGCGCGAATGCCAAAAGGTTGGAGTAACGATTAATACTTCCTGTTCTGTTACTTCTGTTGAGAGAAATGATGGATTTTTCCTACTGAAAACATCCTTGAAAACCTTTTCTTGTGAAAATCTTGTGATTGCTACTGGTGGAAATTCCTATCCTACCACCGGTTCTTCGGGCGATGGGTATACTCTTTCTAAAATGCTTGGTCATGCGATTGTTCCCATTAAACCTGCGTTAACACCGATTTTTGTAAAGAATTATCGAATGGAGGAGTTGTCAGGCGTTTCGCTTGCGGATATTCCTTTATATCTTTTTCGAAATGGTAAAAAGATTCACGAGCATCGGGGCGATATTGGGTTTACCCATAAAGGAATTAGTGGTCCGGGCATCATTGATTTCTCTCGATATTTTGAGGCAGGAGATGTTCTGATGGTAAACCTTATCGATTGCAATGAGGATAAATTTCGCAAGCTGTTTATTGATACTGCCGTTCAAGATGGCAGTAGAACCATACAGTCCTTGCTTCGGAATTATGAATTGCCTAAAAGCCTCATGCGAATTGTGCTGGATGAGGTTGGGGTCGATCCTGCGGAGTGCCTTTCTAATATTAATGCAAAGCGGAGAGGTAACTTGGTGTCTTTATTCTGTTGTTACCCTTTCGAAATTGAGAGGGTAGGCGGATTTAAGATTGCCATGACTACTGCTGGTGGTGTTAGTCTGAATGAAGTTTCATCTAAAACTATGGAGTCGAAACTGGTATCTCGATTGTATTTTGCCGGTGAAGTGCTCGATATTGATGGTGATTCGGGCGGCTATAATATTCAAGCGGCTTTCTCTACCGCACATTTGGTTGGCAAGGCAATTAGGACTTTAGAGTAA